The proteins below come from a single Diadema setosum chromosome 21, eeDiaSeto1, whole genome shotgun sequence genomic window:
- the LOC140244833 gene encoding frizzled-1-like, whose amino-acid sequence MQRIQRKKGLLFGDRRVRSMVIWWLLIMAPSQVSSCGDEDAVVTTPSTTPANLQRLACEPLFIPQCVETGIYNESGLPNLLGHETPQDAMLYFQGFQPLIQYGCSHDLTILLCSVFAPVCTGSGTLVPPCRSLCESVRDGGCLDVLASFGFPWPESLACERYPAEGPCFDGTCKWQQNL is encoded by the coding sequence ATGCAGCGgattcaaagaaagaaaggactGCTCTTTGGTGATCGACGAGTAAGGTCGATGGTGATTTGGTGGCTGCTGATCATGGCCCCAAGTCAAGTTAGCTCTTGTGGCGACGAGGACGCTGTCGTCACCACCCCCAGCACCACCCCTGCCAATCTTCAGCGGCTCGCCTGCGAACCGCTCTTCATCCCTCAATGCGTTGAGACCGGCATCTACAACGAGTCGGGGCTTCCCAATTTGCTGGGGCACGAGACACCGCAGGACGCCATGCTGTACTTTCAGGGATTCCAGCCGCTGATCCAGTACGGATGTTCCCACGATCTAACCATCCTCCTCTGCTCGGTGTTCGCGCCAGTCTGTACGGGGTCGGGAACGCTTGTCCCGCCGTGTCGGTCCCTCTGCGAGAGCGTCAGGGATGGCGGTTGCTTGGACGTCCTAGCGAGTTTCGGCTTCCCGTGGCCCGAGAGTCTTGCCTGCGAGCGGTACCCAGCTGAGGGGCCGTGCTTCGACGGAACCTGCAAATGGCAACAGAACCTGTAG